From the genome of Ananas comosus cultivar F153 linkage group 18, ASM154086v1, whole genome shotgun sequence, one region includes:
- the LOC109723669 gene encoding probable serine/threonine-protein kinase PBL7 has protein sequence MEDSLFTPPPPSLMHQYHDSHHDREYANRDTYRGLFASNLVLLIVLPLLVLASLAVIAFVVLRVCRRGSKPENISSNNISSYNSSFRKPSFGTNPLSKCGSDLDAKVFINSPDVGSCIYGGKLGFTAMQVRNNKRLGQVFTYKELEAATDGFSESNVIGNGGFGVVFRGRLSDGTVAAIKKLHKEGKQGEREFRTEVDLLSRLNSHHLVGLVGYCADQNHRLLVFEFMSNGSLQQHLHTSSKEQNYRPLDWRTRLRIALDCARGLEFLHEQTAPAVIHRDFKCSNILLDHNYRAKISDFGMAKIGSDKLNGQVLTRVLGTTGYLAPEYASTGRLTTKSDVYSYGVVLLELLTGRSPVETRRPPGEHVLVSWALPRLTNRGKVVEMVDPTLKGQFSTKDLIQVAAIAAVCVQSEADYRPLMTDVVQSLIPLVKNKGAFSCPTTPPKFPQNMLEP, from the exons ATGGAAGATAGCCTCTTTACTCCCCCACCTCCTTCattgatgcaccagtatcatgACAGCCACCACGACCGTGAGTACGCGAATCGCGACACCTACCGAGGATTGTTCGCCTCCAACTTGGTGCTTCTGATCGTACTGCCATTACTCGTGCTCGCCTCGCTCGCCGTCATCGCCTTCGTAGTCCTGCGAGTTTGTCGCAGGGGGAGTAAGCCTGAGAATATCAGCAGTAACAACATCAGCAGCTACAACAGCAGCTTCCGAAAGCCCAGTTTCGGCACGAACCCGCTGTCGAAGTGTGGCAGTGATCTGGACGCCAAAGTATTCATCAACAGCCCTG ATGTTGGTAGCTGTATATATGGTGGTAAGTTGGGGTTTACTGCGATGCAAGTTCGGAATAACAAGAGACTGGGGCAAGTGTTCACCTACAAGGAGCTTGAGGCGGCCACTGATGGGTTCAGTGAGAGCAATGTGATTGGTAATGGGGGGTTCGGCGTCGTGTTTCGAGGCCGGTTGAGCGACGGCACCGTCGCGGCCATCAAGAAGCTGCACAAGGAAGGGAAGCAAGGGGAGAGAGAGTTCCGGACAGAG GTCGATCTTTTAAGCCGATTGAACTCTCATCACTTGGTAGGATTAGTAGGCTACTGCGCGGATCAAAACCACCGTCTGCTCGTGTTTGAGTTCATGAGCAACGGAAGCCTGCAACAACATCTGCACACCAGCTCAAAGGAGCAAAACTACCGACCGCTCGACTGGCGAACCAGGCTGCGAATAGCATTAGATTGCGCTCGAGGACTCGAATTCCTACATGAGCAAACGGCCCCCGCAGTTATCCATAGGGACTTCAAATGCAGTAATATCTTGTTAGACCATAACTACCGAGCCAAAATCTCCGATTTCGGTATGGCCAAGATTGGGTCAGATAAACTCAATGGCCAAGTCCTCACAAGGGTACTTGGGACTACCGGATATCTCGCGCCAGA GTATGCATCGACGGGGAGATTGACGACAAAGTCAGATGTTTATAGCTACGGAGTGGTGCTTCTCGAGCTGCTGACCGGTCGGTCACCGGTTGAGACAAGGCGGCCTCCAGGGGAACATGTTCTAGTCTCATGG GCCCTTCCGCGACTTACTAACCGTGGGAAAGTTGTGGAAATGGTGGATCCTACACTGAAAGGCCAATTCTCGACGAAAGATCTAATTCAG GTTGCGGCAATCGCTGCTGTGTGTGTGCAGTCAGAAGCTGACTACCGACCGCTTATGACCGATGTCGTCCAGTCTCTAATCCCTTTGGTTAAGAACAAGGGCGCATTTTCTTGCCCTACGACTCCTCCCAAGTTTCCGCAGAATATGTTAGAGCCATGA